Proteins encoded together in one Tepidibacillus fermentans window:
- a CDS encoding carbon-nitrogen hydrolase family protein: protein MKMRVSAVQYHLHSIHSFEEFAKQVEHYVKTAEEFGAEFLLFPEFFTTQLLSIGDEKKNALTIQDLPSFTEQYLHLFQNLAKEKQMYIIGGTHIIEKEGKLYNTAHLFYPDGRIEEQAKLHMTPTEVKEWKITPGDSLKVFDTEKGKIAILTCYDIEFPEIVRMAKAKGADVIFSPSCTDDRHGFHRVRYTSHARAIENQVYVVLTGTIGSLPTVDFMRANFGQAAIITPNDIPFPPRGILAEGEINDDMVITADLDLELLYKVRESGSVTTWRDRRTDLYPDWK, encoded by the coding sequence ATGAAAATGCGAGTTTCTGCTGTACAGTATCATCTTCATTCAATTCACAGTTTCGAAGAGTTTGCTAAGCAAGTTGAACATTATGTAAAAACAGCAGAAGAATTTGGCGCCGAATTTCTGTTATTTCCAGAATTTTTTACTACCCAACTATTATCCATTGGTGATGAAAAAAAGAATGCATTAACTATTCAGGATTTACCATCTTTTACAGAGCAGTATCTTCACTTGTTCCAAAATCTTGCAAAAGAGAAACAGATGTATATCATTGGCGGAACTCATATTATTGAAAAGGAAGGGAAATTATATAATACAGCGCACTTATTTTATCCAGATGGAAGAATCGAAGAACAAGCAAAGCTTCACATGACACCAACGGAAGTGAAAGAATGGAAAATTACTCCTGGTGATTCACTCAAAGTTTTTGATACAGAGAAAGGGAAAATCGCCATTTTAACATGTTATGATATTGAATTCCCGGAAATTGTAAGAATGGCCAAAGCAAAAGGCGCGGATGTTATTTTTAGCCCGTCTTGTACCGATGATCGCCATGGTTTTCACCGGGTTCGCTATACAAGTCATGCTCGGGCGATCGAAAACCAAGTCTATGTTGTCCTAACAGGGACAATCGGATCATTACCAACTGTTGACTTTATGAGAGCCAATTTTGGTCAAGCAGCAATTATCACCCCGAATGATATTCCATTCCCACCAAGAGGAATTTTAGCAGAAGGGGAAATTAATGACGACATGGTGATAACCGCTGATCTTGATTTAGAACTTTTATATAAGGTTAGAGAAAGCGGCTCTGTCACGACTTGGAGAGACAGACGAACAGACTTGTATCCTGATTGGAAGTAG
- the gerQ gene encoding spore coat protein GerQ, whose amino-acid sequence MYPYYPYFYDLFSASQYDQNFPQPIMPMQPMYPMQPMIPTPQAPERGIEIPGQLPLEESYIENILRLNLGKIATIYMTFENNKEWNAKVFRGRLEAAGKDHIIISDPETGKRYLLLMVNLDYITFDEELNYVPPAIPR is encoded by the coding sequence ATGTATCCATACTATCCTTATTTTTATGATCTATTTTCAGCATCTCAATATGATCAAAATTTCCCCCAACCTATAATGCCGATGCAACCAATGTATCCAATGCAACCCATGATTCCAACACCCCAAGCCCCTGAACGCGGGATCGAAATTCCAGGGCAATTACCTTTAGAGGAATCCTATATTGAAAACATTTTGCGATTAAATCTCGGAAAAATTGCTACCATTTATATGACTTTTGAAAATAATAAAGAATGGAATGCAAAGGTGTTCCGCGGAAGACTAGAAGCAGCAGGTAAGGACCATATCATTATTAGTGATCCTGAAACAGGGAAACGGTACCTCTTATTGATGGTTAATCTTGACTATATTACTTTTGATGAAGAACTGAATTATGTTCCTCCAGCGATTCCAAGATAA
- a CDS encoding cell wall hydrolase — MAVIKTNINDLKLLARLMRAEAESEGKLGMLLVGNVGVNRVRANCLDFKGIRTVPQMIFQSPGGFEAVQKSYFYQRARTLEIQLARKVVNGEKYHPATFALWFFNPGRRSCPSRWYIAWNTGRYKSHCFYAPTYSDCPSVYGTF; from the coding sequence ATGGCTGTTATTAAAACAAACATAAACGATTTGAAATTACTAGCTAGATTAATGCGGGCAGAAGCAGAAAGTGAAGGGAAACTTGGGATGTTGCTAGTTGGGAATGTTGGAGTAAACCGGGTTCGAGCCAATTGTTTAGATTTCAAAGGAATCCGAACCGTGCCGCAAATGATCTTTCAATCCCCAGGAGGATTCGAGGCTGTACAAAAATCCTATTTTTATCAAAGAGCACGCACTTTAGAAATCCAATTAGCTCGAAAAGTGGTCAATGGAGAAAAATATCATCCTGCTACTTTTGCCCTATGGTTTTTTAATCCAGGAAGAAGAAGTTGTCCTAGTAGGTGGTATATAGCATGGAATACAGGACGATATAAATCCCATTGTTTTTATGCACCTACTTATTCAGACTGTCCTTCAGTTTATGGAACTTTTTAA
- a CDS encoding class I SAM-dependent methyltransferase, with protein MKEIERIKEAYAKRNQLARQNWYEPLNPVVYLTQQEKERKLIQLLKWAKLEPLADKKVLEIGCGSGGNLLHLIRLGFKPENLVANELLEERAFHARRTLPVVTKVMIGDASTLDMSDHSFDIVLQSTVFTSILDEEFQQKLAANIWRLVKPGGGILWYDFVYNNPNNPDVKGIPLRRIKELFPEGQIKSWRVTLAPPISRQVVKIHPALYHLFNSIPLLRTHRLCWISKQK; from the coding sequence ATGAAGGAAATTGAAAGAATCAAAGAAGCCTATGCAAAACGAAACCAACTTGCCAGACAAAATTGGTATGAACCTTTAAATCCGGTCGTTTATTTAACCCAACAAGAAAAAGAACGAAAACTGATTCAGTTGTTGAAATGGGCAAAACTTGAACCTTTAGCCGATAAAAAAGTTTTAGAAATCGGTTGTGGTTCAGGTGGGAATCTTCTTCATCTCATTCGCTTAGGTTTTAAACCAGAAAATCTTGTTGCCAATGAACTATTAGAAGAAAGGGCCTTTCATGCCAGAAGAACATTACCGGTCGTTACCAAAGTGATGATTGGTGATGCTTCTACCCTTGATATGTCGGATCATAGTTTTGATATTGTTCTTCAATCAACGGTTTTTACATCCATTCTTGATGAAGAGTTTCAACAAAAATTAGCCGCTAATATTTGGCGGCTTGTCAAACCTGGTGGTGGTATTCTTTGGTATGATTTTGTTTATAACAACCCTAATAACCCTGATGTAAAAGGGATTCCCTTAAGAAGGATTAAAGAATTATTTCCCGAAGGTCAAATTAAATCTTGGCGTGTAACTTTAGCACCACCGATTAGTAGGCAAGTGGTTAAAATTCATCCTGCTTTATATCATCTTTTTAACTCGATCCCTTTATTACGTACCCATCGATTATGCTGGATTTCAAAACAAAAATAG
- a CDS encoding acetate uptake transporter — MSGNEEKQFSVVEPGGIGLLGLAIVTLVASSQKLGITQGFSYAVPWALFLGAFAQLFASINDSKRNNIFGSTAFAAYAFFWFAVGITWLIQMGAFGEELKADVDIKQLGFAFVGYLIFSIYMTIGSMETNKVLFIIFVLIDLLFIGLSLSSFQILPEFSHKLAAWSELAISMVSFYGSAATVLNHHFGRQFLPTGKPLGIFK; from the coding sequence ATGAGTGGGAATGAAGAAAAACAGTTTAGTGTGGTAGAGCCAGGGGGAATTGGTTTATTAGGGTTAGCCATTGTAACGTTGGTGGCTTCATCCCAGAAGTTAGGAATAACACAAGGGTTTTCGTATGCAGTTCCATGGGCATTATTTTTAGGTGCATTTGCTCAATTGTTTGCAAGTATTAATGATTCGAAACGGAATAATATCTTTGGAAGTACTGCATTTGCTGCTTACGCATTTTTTTGGTTTGCAGTAGGAATTACTTGGTTAATTCAAATGGGTGCTTTTGGTGAAGAATTAAAAGCAGATGTGGATATCAAACAACTTGGTTTTGCTTTTGTTGGTTATTTAATTTTTAGTATTTATATGACGATTGGATCAATGGAAACGAATAAAGTTTTATTTATCATTTTTGTACTTATTGATCTTTTATTTATTGGTCTTTCCCTAAGCTCGTTCCAGATACTACCTGAGTTTTCTCATAAACTGGCGGCATGGTCAGAACTTGCGATCTCAATGGTTTCTTTTTATGGGTCGGCTGCAACTGTTTTAAATCACCATTTTGGTCGTCAGTTTTTACCAACTGGTAAGCCATTAGGAATTTTTAAATAA